The sequence below is a genomic window from Pempheris klunzingeri isolate RE-2024b chromosome 12, fPemKlu1.hap1, whole genome shotgun sequence.
ATTGAACAGAAGGTCAGGATATGGATTTGCTCCATTAGATATGCCTATTCTTTTCAATAGTTTTGGTGCTATTGGGCTATCTAAATAACAATGCCTGTCAAATGTGCTGAACGTCTTCCAGCCAACGTTGCAGAGTGTGTTTTCGTCTTaaaaagaatgaagaaaacactgcactgtTTGCTTGTCAACCAGCTTTTATTATGTTTCTGTCAGTAGTTATTGAGAAGGACGTGAGCTGAGAACAGTTGGtctgtttgatgttttattgatatttgtCATCACATCTTTACCCATCAGCAGCCACAGCAAACCTCTGATTCAGTCataactgtttgtgtgtatgggctcacatctttttttttgtaaaggaAGAATGAATTAAGTCCCGCTATTCATCTCCCTTTTAACGTTTTCCTGGAGgactaaaatgtgtgtgtgtgtgtgtataaaagatTAGGGCAGGTCAGCATGTCTACATACACAAAGATAATTACGCACACACCACATCCTCATGATAGTGAGGGAGTTATTATTCTAACAGGTGTAGAACTAAATGTACGCTTATTGAATGTACTGTACTTGTTAAAACTGCCAAATGAAATGTTGAACATTAACACATACTATAATAATCCATTAAAAGCCagtcactgcagacattttcaTAAATGTAATCACATGATTGAAACATCAAAAAATGCCATTAAAAATGGTTCAAGATGGGACATCCTGTTTTCAAATCCTACATTTGTAGGCTTGCTGATTGCTGATACGGTGAAATAACTTTTCACgcatgaaaataaacacatagTAGAGTTTGAAAATCTTAGTCTCTGTCACCAGCACTGTAGGGGCCCCTGCAGGTATCAGGAGTAAAATATTTGGTAGAAGGAAATCATTTTATGCGTGTATATCAGTAGTTACAAGAAacaccataaaacacacacaaggttgatgcatgataaaaataaagaggTATTAAACTCAAGTTCCCTTAATAGATTGTCCATTACTTCACCTGATGGCAGTTCATTACGAGCACTTCATTACATGACAACATATCTGTAAAGAGTAAACCAGGAATGCTGTCCATCAAGAGTTCAACAATGATATACGAGTGGAATTCCGAATAGGTGGAGCGTGCTTTTAACAGTATTCATTTAAGGGAAGAAATTCTGTCATGTACACTAAAACCCAGCTGCTCACCTGCTGTTGATACTCCGGGTGCTTCTCCCTAACTGTCCAGACTGACCACATCAACTAACTTTAGGTCCTAGCTGCTACAATGACTTGACATTACTTTTAGGGAAAGAATTTAGTTACTAAATGGCACAAATAGTTCAGGAACAACATTAAACTTTTGATCCCTGTTGGGCTCCCTTCAGTCAGGAGGCTTGAGTGATTCAGCAGTAGCTGGTGtgtagctaaaaaaaacaaaaaccatccTCTGCTTGAGTCTGAGGAGTCACACAccacctctctttcctcctaAAGGTTctggcatcacacacacacacacacacacacacacacacacacacaccatctacACACTGTCTCCAGTATTCCAGAGAGTTCACAGCACTTCTAATCTTtcaacaggaagaggaggagttgTGGAAGGACAGCGATCTagccaagacacacacacacacacacacacacacacacacacacacaagcacacacaagcacacacactgccaatactgtacagagacagagttaaaaataatattccTGCTTGCCTGCTGAGTGAAACAAGTGACTAATGCAGCAATATACAGCGATATAGTCCATGACAATACTTCCCCAGCTTTTTGTATCTTTTGCTTCacttaatcatttaaaacaacacttATATTGTGTACATGTGCTGGTGAGCGTTGAGCAGTTCAACCAAGTGGTGCTTAGTAATTTTTAGCTAAATAAAGAGATCAGTCTCTCCCATATTTTACAAGGAGAAAGCGTCAATTATTACAGCAGAAGTAACAggattatattttgtgtttttctttcttaatgCATCCTGTCTTGTTAAATATCTTGAATCCTGTGGGGATAATCTCGGGTGTAACTGGTGTACAATACGTTTAGAGACACATTAAGACCTAAATTGTAATGTGGTCATGTGACATGTTTATAGATATCCAGATACTGGAGTTACCCAGTGGGTATGCATTCATatccagtgtttcctgtaatgACGGGGATAATAATAcaatttgtcagtgttttcagtatGCATGAGTGAAAAGATGGCTTTAATATCTGGACCTAGTATTTCCGAACACATTAAAATCCTGCAGTAGCAGTTACCAGAATACATTATGTTATCTATTTATAATATGATCTATCAATAAAGTAACAGGttattgtctctgtgtgtgacaaaaCATAAACCTTCACTGGTACGTACAGTAAACTATAgtgcatgcttgtgtttgtttattatcATCTGGtctgatttttgattttatattttcatactCCTGTGTTTGCGTCCTCTAGTTGATGGGTTGGAGAAATCATCATCACTGGCCAGCTGTGACGTGGTGGTGGACAGCGCTGCCAATACCCAGAATGCCCCTGCATCACGGCAGCAGCGAGGCAAGCTGTCATCACTAGGAAAACTGTTCAAACCCTggaagtggaggaagaagaagaccAGCGACAAGTTCCAGGATCTTTCCAAAGGTaggacttgtgtgtgtgtttgtgtgtgtgtttatgtgtgtgtgtgcgtgtgtgtgtatgtgtgcgtacgtgcgtgtgtgtttgcatttgtgcgTGTATTTTAATGCCGTTGTATGAACAAGGGATGAGTGGTTTTtgattatatatacacatgcaaCATCATGGCTTGCATCTTTGGATTTGTGCTGAACATTAAGTGTGAACAGGATCAGCGTCGCTCCCGGGAGAGCTTTAAAAGGAAGAGagtgaacattttgtttgtagCTCTCACTGATTTATTCTTGAGGTGTTAGAACAGAAGAGACaaaagtaaatacaaaaagcagagaCTCTTTACAGCTGCCAGTTGATATCTGATCCTTTTTCCAACATACTGCATATCTGTATGTAGATTTTATCTCTCCACGTCTTTCTAGTTGGTTTCAGGATAACTGTGTGCACTTGCGTGCATCTTTCTACAAAGTTAGGCCACGTTATGTGAGTCTGTTTAGAACGTATGCACTTTTTTGTTGAAGACCATTCCCATTGTCACACTTTCTTCCACACACTTGACTTCCATGGCAATATCAGCCTCCAAGGGCAGAAACTGTGTCCATCAAAGGGTGGCACCAACCAATGACCTCCATAGCTGCAACCACAAGTTCTGTTGTTGGATGTCAGACGCCTGGGGCAACTATTTACAACTACTTGTTACTTTGCCTAATGGTGACCATGGTTGGTGGCATAACCTCATAGTgcaattttacaaaaaaaatgtcatcttCATTTTGAACCCAGTTATTGTTCTGTCTGTTCTTATTATGGACTGTACCATAGCATGCCAAGCTGCGTGTAATTGTTATTTTCTGACAATCTAGCAAATGtaagaaaatggtgaaaaagcAGTGCCTTCAAATTCCTTGTTTTATCCGACCATCTATCCAAAATATGAACATATCACAGTTTGCTATCAAATATGACCAAGAAAATCAACAAATCCCTTTTCAGCTCTAATCACCTCTGAGCATGTTCATCTGGTGACCCAGCTGTGTGCAGGTCTCATTGTGAATGAGACAGCTTGATTCCTCATGATCCCATTCTGAAGAGGTTTCAGAGAAAAACCATTTAGGTTGCAACAGGCTGACAGAATTAGCTTGGTTCCTCATTGCTGACTCTATGTGGTGCTGTCTCATGCAGTGCAGGGTGGGGAGTTTTTTGCAATAAGAGAAGGATATTGTGCAATGGTTTGTAAATTTCTGTTATTTGTACTAGCTAAAACACTAGATAAAGAAAGCCCCCAGTTGAATCATCCACTGACCTTTATTTATTACTTTCAGTTCTAGAAAGAAAAATCTCCACCAGACAAACGAGGGAGGAGCTCATCAAGAAAGGAGTTCTCATCCTTGACCAAGGTTTGTTTGGATCATTCATGCGCATacttgttcattcatttatttatttccagaATTTCAGCTAcagatttactgttttttcACCTCTAGATGAAACAATCAACAGTGAAAATCTGAATGGCCATGCCACATCCAGTGTGACATCAGAGGAGGTCAAAGTTGACATCGAGTCTCCAGAAACGTCACTGGAGGATCAGGCCACTGGGCCAGTTAGCACTGAGGACAAAACAGGTATCTTCTGGATCAGTTACTGTGTCTAATATGAGCGTTTGTCATACTGGGACCTGTGATCTAGGATTAATCAGAGACCTTTACTTTTGTGTCTCTGTACTAGTTGAGGCTTTAGACTTGGGATGATCTTACAGTATATTTCAGCAAGAATTAACTTTATTTAGGGGTTTGTGTTGCTCTTGAATGCAATAAACTTTCATTGTTGTGTCTATTTGAATACTGGCACAATTATTACATGTTAAGTTGGGCCTAAAAAGTTGTGACTCTGGGTGCAGAGGATTCTGTGCTTTTTCCATCGCATATGGCTTACAATTGTCACCTCCCCGATGTTGGAGATGTTGAGCAATTGTACACAAAGTTTGCATCTTTTCCCATTTGGTATCTTTAGCCAGGCCTTTATAAACTGTCGTATTGGGAAATGTCAAGTCACACTTTGGGCAGAGACGCCCAACTTGACATCAGACAATGCCGGTAAATGCACGTTTTCAAAGAGGAAGTGCTAAGCTAAGTAGTGCTACCAATACtctataattattaatattatattattattttcctttaaCATGTTAAATACATAATGTGATATTATTGTTCCCCCCATATTCTTTAAGGCTCTTtcataaataagaaataaataaataaataaaaaatcaaataatttaattgtgtgactttgggttagtttggatccaacacaatatttgtgttggatccaaacttgTGCTACTGGTTCTGGTTacacaaaaaggatcttccaggtctatttCTGCAAGGATCCTTTCTATGATGTTGTCAGGCACCGAAAATAAGAATcggagcctgtcagtggcaaaaacaggTACTTTTAGTGAGCGTGGCACAGTTATCCCTAAAGGCTTACATTGCAGCCCGTTTAGTGGCtgttggctgaggtgatctactggaccaatgtTTCCATGTATAGCCAGACCTGGAAATTACTAAAATGAAATTCCATACTTTTTCATACAGTGCAGGAATCCTGTAGGCAAGTTAAAGAACCACAGAGATATTGGCACAATGTTTGTGGAATGAAGAAACTGTCATATCTACACAGAGAAgcaaaaaataagataagatacgTCTTTGTCCACAGAAATTACTTTGTTATGAAAAGGCCTTTGTCTCTTATAATATTTCACGCTTCAAGCATATAAATGTTTGTGCTCCAACTTTATAGATTGATTGTTCTGGAACATGGAGAGATGCTGAATCTGCAGCAGTACTGGCAACAAAGATAATGACTAAATCAATTTGGTTGAACAAAAGTAAATGTTATTGGTGGTTATTATGGCGTCAGTCTTCCAAACAGAGGGTGTTGGAACATGTTGTGTCACCTAGGGAATGTGTGACTTTTACAGCCCTTTAGCAACTCAATTTTTATATACCAGAACAAAATTTTGTAGCTTTTTTTAGATCTTGGTTGCTTTGAAgtctttttcctctcagtcGTGGAGTGCATTAGTATCGGCAGCAGTTTTCTGGCATTGAATCCTCAGTGGGCTCTCTGACCAGATCTAATGCATTTGAATAGATATTCCCATTATATCAGCCTGGAGCAGGCGTTCGCAGTCTGAACACAGCAGTAGCTATCTCCTAATGCCTCCCTCTCCCTTGGGAGACAGGCCACTGTTCTTCTGTCTGATGCTGCTTAAGTGTTATGCTCTTCTCATCTCAACCCTGTTAGCATTGAACTCTGAGccatttgtttgttcatttgtcaaTAGTCAGTACAGCCCAGGCAACAAACACTGCAAATATAGTAACAGAGCACACATGCCTTTACAGTTGTGGATGGAGGAGGTTAATGGGTACAACATATCCCAAGCCTTATACATCGATGCAACCAAAAAAAACCTAACGGATCAAACATCacctctcaccattctcataTCCAACTCGCTCTTACCTTTCATGATAGCTCTCTTTGCTTGTCTGCATGTCCATTTGTGCATCTGTTTGCCCAGATGTGCATCTTTTATCTTGCTTTCAATCTCTATCTTAACCTCTAAATACCATACTTTCCCTCACGGCTTCCCCTGGTCTGCTCAGAGAGGTCTGATACTAAGCCCCTTGCCCGGGCAAACCAGGTGCGACCTCGAGATGTTCAAgctaaaaaacagcaaagtgccACTCTGCCCGCCTCTTCTAAACCCGTGGGTGGCGCTGCAGCCACTGCCAGGCACAGAGAAGGTGCCTCTGGGACTAAAAAGACAGCTAAAACCACAGGCAAGACAAGCTCATCCACTCAAGCTAAAACAAACCCGCGGAGCACTAACACCACTAGTCGTGGGATTGGTAAGTTCAGCTTGTTTGGACTGAAGCCAGTTTGCTTGTTGATGCTCTTGCCTGCTTGCCTCCCTGCatggaaaatgtatttgtatcaCTGTTTGGAGGAAAGAAGACTCACACCAAGGTCGTCTGCATCTATTTACCGTGGCCTCATGTACACTCCCTCCTGTATTGATTAGTATTTCCCTGTTTCTCCCTCTTCATAGTGTCCTTTCCTCACTAGATGTTTATGAGAAGTGtttattgggggggggggctcataAAATGAGCTCTGACAAGCTCATGTGGTTTTATTGATGGCATGATGCAAGGACATGATAACccttcattgtgtgtgtgtgagtgtgtgtgtgtgtgtgtgtgtgtgtgtgtgtgtgtgtgtgtgtgtgtgtgtgtgtgtgtgtgtgtgtgtgtgtgtgtgtgtgtgtgtgtgtgtgtgtgtgtgtgtgtgtgtgtgtgtgtgtgtgtgtgtctctgagcatGGAGAAACTAAGCAGCACAGATGCCACAATATTGCATGTGATGTTCATGCAGTCTTTTCTGAGGgcgttttattattttatgttgaGTAATTGAGGAGGTGGGACAAACGTTGTTTTAATAACGTTTTAAGTTCATCGCTTACCTCGGGCTGCTTTTAccagcacacaaagacacttCACAGACATTTAAAGGACCATTTCAGTTAGTGTTACCTTAGGCATTCAATATTTGTTGCAGTTTTAAAGATGTGATCAGAAATAGCTCTGCTAATACTAGAATGTTATGGCCAGCATGTTCTCATAGAGCAGTTTCTTACTGCTTCAAACCACATAAACTGTTGAATGCACATATACTGTAGACTATGGCTATTAATCTAGTCAATTAAATATTGTCAGTGACAATAATATGGGGCTCAAATGGAATAGATGGATTAATAGATTAAGTCATTCCAAATTAattcattagttgcagcccctCTGTACATTCTCTTCCAGTCCAGTTGAATGAAAatcatgtgcttttttttctgctacaGCCTTACACATTTGCTCTGTAAATCACTTGTCATGCATTCTCAGTAAATATGTGAAAAACATATAGACAGTATTTTTGACTGCAAGAAGAGGTAACTGAATGTGATTCTAGTTGGACTTGTAGTATATAGTTTTGTAAGACTACTTTGTATAGATCTAACTGCATTCACATCTACAGACAATGAGAGTTTTTCTTTATGTAACCTTCAGGAGCAactggaggaaagaaaaagtctaaagatattgcttttgcttttctctttttttcttttttttgctcctGCTGCCCCTCAGCCAAATCCTCCCATCCAAGGAAGACAGGATGCACAACAAAAACCACCCCAGCATCCACCTCCACTGCTCGTTCTCGTGCGTCTAAGGATGCGGGCGCCGCAGCACAGACTGGTGGGACAGATTCAAGGACCAACCGGAAATCAGACACTCCCACCTCGTCCACTGTACCTCAAAAAACGCCTGCAGAGACTCCCAAACAGCCCAAGGAGTTAAAACCCTCGCCCCTTTCCTCAGACACCTCATTTAAAGCCCCAGGCAATGAGACAGAGGGAAATCAGGCTGCTTCTCAACCGGCTCTCGAGGCTAAATCTGTTCCCAGTGTCTCCACTGATGGTGAGGTGACCCACAAAGGTATGGCTCCTGAACCCACAGTCCAGTCCCCCCATATCAATGCTGCTACAGAGGAAACTTCCTTCATAGAGGGAGAGACTGACAGCAGCCCACAGGGAGTAAAAAAGGGGAGAACTGAaggggagggagaagaagaaaagaagaaaggggaATCTGCTGCAGAGAACAGCCCACGGTAAAAATGTTAGGATATGCAAGTTGGTGAAACATCTCTTATGTTCGTGTTCTGTGCATATGAGGCTTATTGAGTATAGACTGCATTACATATGTACGCATCAGTCTTACTAGAATCAGACTagtaaaatgattcatttaagcTGTGAATTGATTGACATTTAATCTTTCACTTTGATTAACTATGtgcaataatgtaaaatattaacatttggTGGATACACCTTTACAGATCTCAGGATTTGTTCTATTTCAACAAACGTATGTGCTCTTACAGTCTCGTCGTTGTTTCCTGCAGATCAGCAGAGCACCAAGCTGAAAAGCCACAGGCCCTCAGCGTGAACACGGAGCAGGCCGAGGTGACGATAATCCCCGACAGGCCGAGAGACAGCCAAACTAGTGATTCTGACTCCGATGGACCCATCCTGTACCgcgatgaggaggaagaagaggaagaggacgacgAATACACAAACAGTATGACATTAGTTTTGTAACGCACCACATAATACTGGAGATCCATGGAGGGGAAACAATCAATATGTAAACATTATTCAGGACCTCTAGAGTCCCCCAAACCGCTGACATCTTTAACTCTAGGACCCCCCAGATTATCACTGAACATAAACAATGTGCAGTGACAATGGATTTCACTTTGCCTAGACGGTAAGTGTGTACAGGAGAGACTGTTACATCATCGAAATGCTGCTGAAACACCACGTTTTGTCATCTAGATGTCTAAAAATGTGTACATGAAATTCTGTGAAGTAACACCAGTGACAGCCAACTCTGATCCACAAGTTTTGTCAACAAAGAGTTCAAAGGAAAATGGCAAGAATTAAGCAAAAGAGGCAAATTgcatttattaaataaactcATATCTGACCATCATCTCTACATTTATCTTCATCTTCCAGCGTACAAATGCATCATGCCACAAGACGTGTATCATCACTGAATGGATGCAGCAGTTGATGCCTCGTTATTATCTGCAGCTGATATCCATCTCGCTCAGGTAGTTTAACCTCCCTGTTGCGTGTCCGTTCCAGGCTCTCTGGCCAGTAAGATTCGCAGACGAGACACCCTGAACATCAAGCTGCGGAACCGACCCAGCAagaaagagctggaggagaaaaacattCTGCCACGGAGCTcggtgacagagagaaatgagctACGCCAGCAGATAGGCTGCAAACTAGTcaggtacacactcacacacacacactcactcagcaTGCTGTGAAAATGTAACAAGGTGTGAATTTCCATCATAGATTTGGCTGAGCTGTGGGCTAATAACAGAGATTGTATTTTGTGTAGTTGTGGGCGATGTGCTGGTACAAATGATACACAAAGTGACAAACAGCCTTTGCATTAACAACGAAAAAGGTGGACGTTAAAAAGAAACGTTTTTCACAAATGTTACTGTGATAGAACTGTGATGGAAGTCAGTGTAATCTTCAGATCATTTCTCATCTGCTCAGGCGCCTCAGTCAAAGACCCACCACGGAGGAGCTGGAGCAAAGAAACATCCTCAAGCGTAAGTTTCTGAAATACACTATTAAACTGAGGGGTGACTTTAAATGTAAAGGATGcttaaaaaatgtaaacacttCAATATTCAGCCGTGGTTTGAAATTAGTGAGTAACAACCTGATAGGATATGCTCcaaaaagtgcttttgttgttgcagtttcTACTACATGTTTTTAAGAAGGAAGTTTTATAGTAAATAAAACTGGTAGCATTGTTCACTCCAGCTGTTCAAATTCAGTTAGCGGCAGTAAAAGATTGCTAGATATGACGTTGTCATATTATCTCATTAATCAGATCGACGAGGTCTGATTTAATGGCTGTGGTTAGTCACACAAAGGTCTGTATTATCATACAGACTCAAAATTGGCTTGAAAGACACATGCCGATTTTTATTTCTACGCACTTCGGTCACCacattaataaaaattaaattaagttaGTTCAGGTCAATTAGTTGGGCTGCATTGTGCACAATACTCACATTATACACTAGCCCTGATAGATATTACGTAGACTCTGTCAAAGAGTaattatataatgataatgCATTTTATATGTAATTCTACCAAGCAAGACTTAAATCATTCCACTAGGGGTTTGCTAGTTGTGCCAACTTTGCATTTCAGAGTCTTAACAGAAGCACTTAAGTTTTgaatattataatttaaaagTTGTTTTGCTCTTGACCAAGCTGAACCAATTTAAAGCTTTTTCTCCAATTAAAGACCGAGCAGTTATGAAATATATGTTGCTTTATGCTAAACACATACAACACAGGAAACTGAAATTAAACTCAGGTATCATCCAATACACAGGTGGTATATACACAATAACTCTGGCACAGGTCAAGATGAATTGTTACAGAACCCTATTACAACAGCGGTATGACATATAACATGACAACTACATAACTCATCTTAGTACTTATCTGAACATTGTTTCTGGTCCAGTTCAACCCTTTGTGACTACAGTTACTCCAAGAGTGGACACTTTGAGGCTGtaactatccatccatccatccatccatggtctataccgcttatccttaagggtcatgggggggctagagccaatcccagctgacattgggtgagaggtggggtacatCCTGGAGGCTGTaactaaacacattaaatatacaACAGCTGTTAAACTAAACTAGAATGAACCTCGACTGTCCCAACTTACTGGTGACCTACTGACAAGAAGAACTGCGTCTTGTCgcacagtcacagtttggtcaTAATGCAGGTCAAATAACGGCAACCTCAAGACGCCTGACATGTAGTACACAGTTGTCCATACATTACAGAGTCATCTCAAATTACTCAATCTGTCTcgtatttattttaaagctcTCACATGGCAGCATGGACACCGTTTAATATGACGATCTTGCTGTtataaataaaagcagaagcTTGTTGCAGAGACATAAGGTGTGAAATGACTCTCTTGGTTCTCTGCATGCAGAAAAGAATGAAGCAGAGGAACAAGAAGCCAAGCAAGAGATTAAAAGACGACTCTCCAGAAA
It includes:
- the phactr2 gene encoding phosphatase and actin regulator 2 isoform X2; translation: MENDVDGLEKSSSLASCDVVVDSAANTQNAPASRQQRGKLSSLGKLFKPWKWRKKKTSDKFQDLSKVLERKISTRQTREELIKKGVLILDQDETINSENLNGHATSSVTSEEVKVDIESPETSLEDQATGPVSTEDKTAKSSHPRKTGCTTKTTPASTSTARSRASKDAGAAAQTGGTDSRTNRKSDTPTSSTVPQKTPAETPKQPKELKPSPLSSDTSFKAPGNETEGNQAASQPALEAKSVPSVSTDGEVTHKGMAPEPTVQSPHINAATEETSFIEGETDSSPQGVKKGRTEGEGEEEKKKGESAAENSPRSAEHQAEKPQALSVNTEQAEVTIIPDRPRDSQTSDSDSDGPILYRDEEEEEEEDDEYTNSSLASKIRRRDTLNIKLRNRPSKKELEEKNILPRSSVTERNELRQQIGCKLVRRLSQRPTTEELEQRNILKQKNEAEEQEAKQEIKRRLSRKLSVRPTVAELVARRILRFNEYVEVTDAKDYDRRADKPWTRLTPADKAAIRKELNEFKSREMEVHEDSKQFTRFHRP
- the phactr2 gene encoding phosphatase and actin regulator 2 isoform X3, which codes for MEEEGDTYPEMKHFPLLWALPRLRSKSDTSGFRSRVLYRLRGARSVDGLEKSSSLASCDVVVDSAANTQNAPASRQQRGKLSSLGKLFKPWKWRKKKTSDKFQDLSKVLERKISTRQTREELIKKGVLILDQDETINSENLNGHATSSVTSEEVKVDIESPETSLEDQATGPVSTEDKTAKSSHPRKTGCTTKTTPASTSTARSRASKDAGAAAQTGGTDSRTNRKSDTPTSSTVPQKTPAETPKQPKELKPSPLSSDTSFKAPGNETEGNQAASQPALEAKSVPSVSTDGEVTHKGMAPEPTVQSPHINAATEETSFIEGETDSSPQGVKKGRTEGEGEEEKKKGESAAENSPRSAEHQAEKPQALSVNTEQAEVTIIPDRPRDSQTSDSDSDGPILYRDEEEEEEEDDEYTNSSLASKIRRRDTLNIKLRNRPSKKELEEKNILPRSSVTERNELRQQIGCKLVRRLSQRPTTEELEQRNILKQKNEAEEQEAKQEIKRRLSRKLSVRPTVAELVARRILRFNEYVEVTDAKDYDRRADKPWTRLTPADKAAIRKELNEFKSREMEVHEDSKQFTRFHRP
- the phactr2 gene encoding phosphatase and actin regulator 2 isoform X1; this encodes MGQTAVSAVSQTASVDGLEKSSSLASCDVVVDSAANTQNAPASRQQRGKLSSLGKLFKPWKWRKKKTSDKFQDLSKVLERKISTRQTREELIKKGVLILDQDETINSENLNGHATSSVTSEEVKVDIESPETSLEDQATGPVSTEDKTAKSSHPRKTGCTTKTTPASTSTARSRASKDAGAAAQTGGTDSRTNRKSDTPTSSTVPQKTPAETPKQPKELKPSPLSSDTSFKAPGNETEGNQAASQPALEAKSVPSVSTDGEVTHKGMAPEPTVQSPHINAATEETSFIEGETDSSPQGVKKGRTEGEGEEEKKKGESAAENSPRSAEHQAEKPQALSVNTEQAEVTIIPDRPRDSQTSDSDSDGPILYRDEEEEEEEDDEYTNSSLASKIRRRDTLNIKLRNRPSKKELEEKNILPRSSVTERNELRQQIGCKLVRRLSQRPTTEELEQRNILKQKNEAEEQEAKQEIKRRLSRKLSVRPTVAELVARRILRFNEYVEVTDAKDYDRRADKPWTRLTPADKAAIRKELNEFKSREMEVHEDSKQFTRFHRP